AACCACCAGCGAATGGTAACGGGTGGCATTGAACGGGTTGGGCAAACCGCTGAACAGCTCCTTGCCGTCATGGTGGATCGGTGAGGTCTTGCCGTGCATCAGGGAGACACTGCGCACCACTTTGCCGCCAAAGGCAGCGCCGATGGACTGATGCCCCAGACAGACCCCCAACAGCGGTATCTTTCCGGCGTACTCCTTGATAGCCGCCACCGAGATACCCGCCTCTTCCGGAGAACAGGGGCCGGGCGAAACCACGATCCGGTCAGGCCGTAGCCCGGCAATATCGGCAACGCTGATTTCATCATTGCGCACCACCTTCACCTCCTCACCCAGCTGTGCCAGGTACTGGACAATATTGAAGGTAAACGAGTCATAATTATCGATCATTAAAAGCATGGCAGACTCCACTATCTAGTAAACTGATAATACACTAACTCCGGACCCGAAATCCTGATTTTTTCAGGGCGCTCAGATCAAGGCCGCCTGTTGTACTCTTTGGTTCCTGTTTTGGCTGGGCAGCAGGAGATGCGGCTTTACGCACCGCTGCACCGCCGGGCTCAGACTCTTTGATGGATAAGGCGATCCGCTTGCGCTGCGGATCAGCAGACAGCACCTTGACCTTGACCACCTGCCCCACCTGTACCGCATCATTGGGGTCCTTGATAAAACGGTTGGCCAGGTGGCTGACATGCACCAGACCGTCCTGATGCACCCCGATATCCACAAAGGCGCCAAAGGCGGTTACATTGGTCACCACCCCCTGCAGGATCATCCCTTCCTGCAGGTCACTGATCTCACGGATATCATCCCTGAAATCAGCGGTCTGGAACTGCTGGCGCGGGTCACGGCCCGGCTTTTTCAGTTCCTCCAGAATATCCCGCAGGGTCGGCAATCCAACCTGATCACTGACGTACTTCTTCAGGTCGATCTTTTCTGCCAAGGCAGGAGTTTTGGCCAGCTCTTCGAGGGAGACTCCCAGATCTTTGGCCATCTGTTCCACCAACGGGTAGCGTTCCGGGTGGACTGCAGAGTTATCCAGGGGATGTTTCCCGCCACGGATACGCAGGAATCCGGCAGCCTGTTCAAAGGCCTTGGCACCAAAACGGGAGACCTTCAGCAGACCTTTGCGGGAACTGAACGGACCGTTTTCATCACGATGCCGGGCGATGGCCTTACCCAGGGCAGGCCCTACCCCGGCCACATAGGACAACAACGCCCAGGAGGCGGTGTTGAGATCCACCCCCACGTAGTTAACCCCGGATTCCACCACCTCATCCAGACTCTTCTTCAACATGGCCTGATTGACATCGTGCTGATACTGCCCCACGCCGATGCTCTTGGGGTCGACCTTGACCAGCTCTGCCAGCGGGTCCTGCAGACGGCGGGCAATGGAGATCGCACCCCGCACAGTCAGGTCCAGCTCAGGAAACTCCTCCCGGGCAATCTCCGAGGCAGAATAGATACTGGCCCCGGCCTCACTGACCATCACCACCGGCAGATGTTTACCCGCCTTGGCCAGGGTCTCTTTGGTGAACAGTTCCATCTCCCGCCCGGCAGTGCCGTTACCGATGGCGATCATCTCAATTCCGTGGGCCTCCACCAGCCGCAGCAGGTCTGCTCTGGCCTGATCCACCCGACCGGCGCCGGTGTGGGGATAGATGGTGACATGCTCCAGAAACCTGCCGGTCTGATCCACCGCTGCCAGCTTGGAACCGGCCCGCAGACCTGGATCGATCCCCAGCACCCGCCTGCCCCCGGCAGGTGGGGCCAGCAGCAGGTTCTTCAGGTTTTTTGCGAAAATGGCAATGGCCGCCTCATCAGCCAGATCCTTGGCCTGTAACCGCAGTTCAACTTCAATGGAAGTGGCGATCAAACGTTTGTAGGCATCCTCAGCCACCGATTCCAGCCAGGGTTTGAAGACACTCTCGCCCTTGATCAGACGATGCTTGAGGCCAGCCAGAATCTCGGCCTGGGGCACCTGCAGGGAAAGCCGCAGCACCTCTTCCTTTTCACCCCGTCGCATAGCCAGCATCCGGTGGGAAGGGATCTCCTTCAGCGGTTCCTGATAATCATAGTACATCTCAAACTTGGTGACCTGCTCCTTCTTGTCCGATGCAACCTTGGTGACCATGACCCCCTGTTCCCAGGTCAGGCGGCGCACCATGGCCCGGCAATCGGCATCATCAGCCAACCGCTCGGCCAGGATATGCCCGGCCCCTTCCAGGGCAGTCTCAGGTGTGGGGACCTCCTTTTCATGATCAACAAACGGGGCTGCTGCCTCCAGGGCGCTGCCGCTGGTCAACTCCTGGGCTGCCATCAGATCGGCCAGCGGTTCAAGTCCCCGTTCCTTGGCAATGGTGGCCTTGGTACGACGCTTGGGTTTGTACGGCAGATAGAGATCTTCCAGTTCGGTCTTCTGGCGGGTCGCCTCGATACGGGCCTGCAGTTCAGGGGTCAGCTTACCCTGTTCATCAATCGAGGCCAGAATGGTCTGACGCCGGGCCTCCAGTTCCGTGAAATAGGCCAGCCGTTCCTCAATCGTACGGATCTGCACCTCATCCAGCTCGCCGGTCTGCTCCTTGCGGTAACGGGCTATAAAGGGGACCGTGGCCCCTTCCTGCAGCAGGTTGACGGTGTTGCTGATCTGACCCTGCCTGAGCCCGGTCTCTTCGGTAATGATTTTTTCTATCGCTGCAAGCTGTTGCTGATTCAATGCCATACTGGATAATTCCTTAACACTGGGTAGAAGGGATCAACTGAAAAGGTAATAAGCCTATCTATTCAGGTGACAACGGCGTACTGTGAACAGATCAGACAAGGAGAAACCATGATTATCAAAACAGGAGCCGTCGTCATTCATCCCGGAGCAGCTGCATGGGGCGTTGGTAAAATAACCGAGGTGGCAGCCCTGAAGGCAACCATTCAGTTCAGTGACGGCATCATCAGGAAGATCGCCTCTTCCCATTATGCCAGCCTGCGCCCCGGTGATCCGGCCGACTTTGTAGCCTTGGTGGAAAGCGCACCGGTTGAAAAGGTCCGCGCCCCCCCCAAACGGACAAAGAAAGTTAAAGAGCTGGCGGCCTAGCAGGCTGCTGAAAAACGTCATGAGGAAGCACGGCTACAAGGCGCACGGCGCACAGCGACTGAGACATAACAGATAGTTAGGCGAAGGAGCGAGCACCGCGCAACGTAGTAGACGGGCTCCGTAATAGTTTTTCAACAACCTGCTAGACAGAAGCCGCCAGACACGATCAATATTCCGGTTCCAGTTCGAGGACGCTGTCAAGGCCGCGAGGGATTCGGTGACACAGGCGTACACGCAATACGTTGAGGAACCGAAGACGAACCAACGAAGA
Above is a window of Trichlorobacter lovleyi SZ DNA encoding:
- a CDS encoding anthranilate synthase component II; the protein is MLLMIDNYDSFTFNIVQYLAQLGEEVKVVRNDEISVADIAGLRPDRIVVSPGPCSPEEAGISVAAIKEYAGKIPLLGVCLGHQSIGAAFGGKVVRSVSLMHGKTSPIHHDGKELFSGLPNPFNATRYHSLVVERATLPDCLEMTAWVDNGEIMGLRHRDLPVWGVQFHPESILTEGGMELLDNFLKLSRQYPVQL
- a CDS encoding Tex family protein produces the protein MALNQQQLAAIEKIITEETGLRQGQISNTVNLLQEGATVPFIARYRKEQTGELDEVQIRTIEERLAYFTELEARRQTILASIDEQGKLTPELQARIEATRQKTELEDLYLPYKPKRRTKATIAKERGLEPLADLMAAQELTSGSALEAAAPFVDHEKEVPTPETALEGAGHILAERLADDADCRAMVRRLTWEQGVMVTKVASDKKEQVTKFEMYYDYQEPLKEIPSHRMLAMRRGEKEEVLRLSLQVPQAEILAGLKHRLIKGESVFKPWLESVAEDAYKRLIATSIEVELRLQAKDLADEAAIAIFAKNLKNLLLAPPAGGRRVLGIDPGLRAGSKLAAVDQTGRFLEHVTIYPHTGAGRVDQARADLLRLVEAHGIEMIAIGNGTAGREMELFTKETLAKAGKHLPVVMVSEAGASIYSASEIAREEFPELDLTVRGAISIARRLQDPLAELVKVDPKSIGVGQYQHDVNQAMLKKSLDEVVESGVNYVGVDLNTASWALLSYVAGVGPALGKAIARHRDENGPFSSRKGLLKVSRFGAKAFEQAAGFLRIRGGKHPLDNSAVHPERYPLVEQMAKDLGVSLEELAKTPALAEKIDLKKYVSDQVGLPTLRDILEELKKPGRDPRQQFQTADFRDDIREISDLQEGMILQGVVTNVTAFGAFVDIGVHQDGLVHVSHLANRFIKDPNDAVQVGQVVKVKVLSADPQRKRIALSIKESEPGGAAVRKAASPAAQPKQEPKSTTGGLDLSALKKSGFRVRS
- a CDS encoding DUF3553 domain-containing protein; its protein translation is MIIKTGAVVIHPGAAAWGVGKITEVAALKATIQFSDGIIRKIASSHYASLRPGDPADFVALVESAPVEKVRAPPKRTKKVKELAA